In one window of Maribacter dokdonensis DSW-8 DNA:
- the purH gene encoding bifunctional phosphoribosylaminoimidazolecarboxamide formyltransferase/IMP cyclohydrolase, whose protein sequence is MSSVKKASSALISVFHKDGLEPIVRKFQELGITIYSTGGTEKFITDLGIDVVPVEDVTSYPSILGGRVKTLHPKVFGGILNRQDNESDVAQLAEFEIPQIDIVIVDLYPFEKTVASGASEQDIIEKIDIGGISLIRAAAKNFKDVTCVSSMEDYADFLEVISADNGNISLEDRKRFAAKSFNVSSHYDTAIFNYFNQNHDLAALKVSETSGKVLRYGENPHQKGFFFGDFDAMFSKLHGKELSYNNLLDVDAAVNLMLEFKNDAPTFAILKHNNACGLAQRDTLHQAYVDALAGDPVSAFGGVLISNKEIDKATAEEIHKLFCEVVIAPSYNAEALEILKGKKNRIILIQNEVDMPEMQVRTCLNGMLLQEKDHKTDAIADLTNATTTKPTDQELEDLIFASKLCKHTKSNTIVLAKNKQLCASGTGQTSRVDALNQAIHKAESFNFDLKGAVMASDAFFPFPDCVEIADKAGITSVIQPGGSIKDQLSIDYCNEHKISMVMTGTRHFKH, encoded by the coding sequence ATGAGCAGTGTAAAAAAAGCGTCTTCAGCCTTAATTTCAGTTTTTCATAAAGACGGATTAGAGCCGATAGTAAGAAAATTTCAAGAATTAGGAATCACTATTTACTCCACTGGAGGAACCGAAAAATTCATCACTGATTTAGGAATAGACGTTGTTCCCGTAGAGGATGTAACAAGCTACCCTTCTATTTTAGGAGGAAGAGTTAAAACTTTACACCCAAAAGTATTTGGCGGTATTTTAAACAGACAGGATAACGAAAGTGATGTTGCACAGTTGGCAGAGTTTGAAATTCCGCAAATAGACATTGTTATTGTGGATCTGTATCCGTTTGAAAAAACGGTTGCCAGTGGTGCTTCTGAGCAAGATATCATTGAGAAGATAGATATAGGTGGTATTTCGCTTATACGTGCCGCAGCCAAGAACTTTAAAGATGTTACCTGCGTTTCCTCTATGGAAGATTATGCTGATTTTCTTGAAGTTATTTCTGCAGATAACGGAAACATTAGCCTAGAAGATAGAAAGCGTTTTGCTGCTAAATCTTTCAATGTTTCCTCCCACTACGATACTGCTATTTTCAATTATTTCAACCAAAACCATGATTTAGCCGCGCTTAAAGTCAGTGAAACTTCCGGTAAGGTTTTACGCTACGGAGAAAACCCTCACCAAAAAGGATTCTTCTTTGGTGATTTTGATGCAATGTTCTCCAAGCTTCACGGTAAAGAATTATCATATAACAATCTATTGGATGTTGATGCAGCTGTAAACTTAATGTTAGAGTTTAAAAATGACGCACCAACCTTTGCTATTTTGAAACATAACAATGCTTGCGGACTAGCACAAAGAGACACGTTACACCAAGCTTATGTAGACGCTTTAGCCGGTGACCCCGTATCTGCTTTTGGCGGTGTTTTAATCAGTAACAAAGAAATTGATAAGGCTACAGCAGAGGAAATACATAAATTATTCTGCGAGGTAGTTATAGCTCCAAGCTACAATGCTGAGGCATTGGAAATTTTAAAAGGAAAGAAAAACAGAATCATCTTGATCCAAAATGAAGTTGACATGCCAGAAATGCAAGTAAGAACTTGTTTAAACGGTATGCTTCTTCAAGAAAAAGATCATAAAACAGATGCCATTGCTGACCTTACGAATGCAACTACCACTAAACCTACTGATCAAGAGTTAGAAGATTTAATTTTTGCATCAAAACTTTGTAAGCATACAAAATCCAATACCATTGTTTTAGCCAAAAACAAACAACTTTGCGCAAGTGGTACCGGTCAAACCAGTAGAGTAGATGCCTTGAACCAAGCAATACACAAAGCAGAGTCTTTTAATTTTGACCTTAAAGGTGCGGTTATGGCAAGTGATGCTTTCTTCCCGTTCCCAGACTGTGTTGAAATTGCCGATAAAGCAGGAATCACCAGTGTAATACAACCAGGGGGATCCATAAAAGACCAATTAAGCATAGATTATTGCAACGAACACAAAATTTCAATGGTGATGACAGGCACACGTCATTTCAAGCATTAA
- a CDS encoding GAF domain-containing protein has product MFNLLRPQVSSIIDSNKTPDAKMLAICELLKAEVPHYDWVGFYFKNGDKRELKLGQYAGAPTDHTIIPFGKGICGQVAESNENFVVPDVQAQDNYIACSITVKSEIVIPLFLNGENIGQIDIDSNTPDPFTKADETFLEFVNFEVAKIL; this is encoded by the coding sequence ATGTTCAATTTATTGCGCCCTCAAGTAAGCTCCATTATAGACTCAAACAAAACTCCAGATGCAAAAATGCTAGCCATTTGTGAACTTCTAAAAGCCGAAGTACCACATTATGATTGGGTAGGGTTTTATTTTAAAAACGGGGATAAGCGCGAGCTAAAACTAGGCCAATACGCCGGTGCACCAACAGACCATACCATTATTCCTTTTGGCAAAGGCATTTGCGGGCAGGTTGCAGAAAGTAATGAAAATTTTGTGGTGCCAGATGTACAGGCCCAAGACAACTATATAGCCTGCAGTATTACCGTGAAATCAGAAATAGTTATACCCTTATTTTTAAATGGTGAAAACATTGGGCAAATAGACATAGATTCCAATACTCCAGACCCATTTACAAAGGCAGATGAGACCTTTTTGGAATTCGTTAATTTTGAAGTAGCCAAAATTCTTTAA
- a CDS encoding HYC_CC_PP family protein: MKNLFHKLFSLTMVFLLLLSTISWTVEKHLCMGRVMDVGVFTNADDCCLGLDALSTSDEPIEDKKPCCDNEVFTMQGQDDLTYHETDLDFPLKIFLYSYARTYVGLFVETEYDILCNVNPPPILTEDLHILHEVFLI, translated from the coding sequence ATGAAAAATTTGTTTCATAAGCTGTTTTCCTTGACAATGGTATTTCTGTTGTTGTTGTCCACTATTTCGTGGACGGTAGAGAAGCATCTTTGTATGGGGCGTGTTATGGATGTTGGTGTATTTACAAATGCAGATGATTGTTGTTTGGGATTAGATGCTTTGTCAACAAGTGATGAGCCAATTGAAGATAAAAAGCCTTGTTGTGACAATGAAGTGTTTACCATGCAAGGGCAAGATGATTTGACTTATCATGAAACAGATTTAGATTTCCCTTTAAAGATATTTTTGTATTCTTATGCAAGGACCTATGTAGGCTTGTTTGTAGAAACGGAATATGATATTCTTTGTAATGTGAATCCTCCTCCTATACTCACTGAGGATTTACATATTCTTCACGAAGTTTTTTTAATTTGA
- a CDS encoding TonB-dependent receptor, with product MNKYIVILITAMLPAFIFSQEQEKVDGVVLDSEGSNALSLSGANVYWQDSQTGVVTNFDGKFSIPYLRGHNKLIISYVGFESDTLVINEPKTIRISLKPSNELDEVVVQQERDAIQKTYFSPQNVITVNSDELLKAACCNLAESFETNPAIDVNLSDGLTGTKQIEMLGLTSPYLLITQENIPMVRGASQAYGLTFTPGTWIESIQITKGAGSVVNGYESISGQINTELVKPLTDNAVFVNGYVNQNGRYELNTHFNRKLTEKLSTGLYVHGNTRTQKEDDNNDGFLDAPLGKQLNVMNRWQYQDAEKGWVSFFNIRFLNDEKQVGQVDFEPDTDRVDGGNRSQSGAEVPALSEAEVWGSEINTRRFDTSIKLGYVFPELPFQSLGFQTSYSLHKQDSYFGFRTYDITHESLYSNLIFNSIIGDTRNKFKTGITFAYDGYDELVSATDYSRVDNSVGAFMEYSYENLEKVSLTAGLRVDNHNRLGTFVTPRFHIRYTPWEKGSLRGSFGRGKRAANIFAENQQLFGSARTINIASTDGEVYGLEPEDAWNYGVSFLQGFNFLNKKGDITLDYYITDFKNQVVVDWENPQEVSFYNLDGDSSAKSFQVEVNYELLPRLDLRTSYKFYDVSTDYRSGNLQKPLLAQHRFFVNLGYETEAKENGSQWKFDYTLHSMGKKRLPDTSSNPVAYQLAEYSSPYNHMNAQITKVFSKSVEVYVGGENLSDVQQDNPVLGADDPFGPNFDTTIVFAPIMGRMFYAGFRFKI from the coding sequence ATGAATAAATATATAGTAATACTAATAACGGCTATGCTGCCTGCTTTTATATTTTCGCAAGAACAAGAAAAGGTGGACGGTGTGGTCTTAGATTCAGAAGGCTCAAATGCGCTTAGTCTTTCTGGTGCCAATGTGTATTGGCAAGATTCCCAAACGGGAGTGGTAACTAATTTTGATGGTAAATTTTCCATACCTTATTTAAGAGGGCATAATAAATTAATTATTAGTTATGTAGGTTTTGAAAGTGATACGTTGGTTATAAATGAACCTAAGACAATTCGTATTAGTTTAAAGCCTTCAAATGAGCTAGATGAGGTGGTGGTGCAACAAGAGCGTGATGCTATTCAGAAAACCTATTTTAGTCCGCAGAATGTGATTACGGTAAATAGCGATGAACTTTTAAAAGCGGCCTGTTGTAATTTGGCGGAAAGTTTTGAAACCAATCCGGCTATTGACGTGAACCTGTCCGATGGGCTAACGGGAACCAAGCAAATTGAAATGTTAGGTTTAACCAGTCCGTATTTATTGATAACCCAAGAAAATATTCCAATGGTGCGCGGTGCATCGCAAGCTTATGGCTTAACGTTTACACCAGGTACATGGATAGAAAGTATTCAAATAACCAAAGGGGCTGGTAGTGTTGTTAATGGCTATGAAAGTATTTCAGGGCAAATAAATACAGAGCTCGTAAAGCCGTTAACCGATAATGCCGTATTTGTAAATGGATATGTAAATCAAAATGGGCGTTATGAATTGAATACCCATTTCAATAGAAAGTTAACGGAAAAGTTGAGCACAGGACTTTATGTTCATGGTAATACCAGAACGCAAAAAGAGGATGACAATAATGACGGATTTTTAGATGCACCCTTGGGTAAGCAATTAAATGTAATGAACAGATGGCAATATCAAGATGCCGAAAAAGGATGGGTTAGTTTCTTCAATATTCGTTTTTTGAATGATGAAAAACAAGTAGGGCAAGTGGATTTTGAGCCAGATACGGATAGAGTAGATGGTGGAAATAGGTCACAGAGCGGAGCCGAAGTTCCTGCACTGAGCGAAGCCGAAGTGTGGGGAAGTGAAATCAATACCCGCCGGTTTGATACGTCAATTAAGTTAGGTTATGTTTTTCCGGAATTGCCTTTTCAAAGTCTAGGTTTTCAAACTTCTTACAGTTTACATAAACAAGATTCCTACTTTGGATTTAGAACCTATGATATTACCCATGAAAGTTTGTATAGCAACCTCATATTCAATTCCATTATAGGTGATACTAGAAATAAGTTCAAAACCGGTATTACTTTCGCTTACGATGGTTATGATGAATTGGTGTCGGCAACAGATTACTCTAGAGTAGATAATTCTGTAGGTGCATTTATGGAGTACAGTTATGAGAATTTAGAAAAAGTGAGTTTAACCGCAGGTTTACGTGTAGATAATCATAATAGATTGGGAACATTTGTGACACCTAGGTTTCACATTAGATATACACCATGGGAAAAAGGAAGTTTACGGGGGTCTTTTGGTAGAGGTAAAAGGGCAGCCAATATTTTTGCCGAGAATCAGCAGCTATTTGGCTCTGCAAGAACCATCAATATTGCCAGTACAGATGGTGAAGTTTATGGTTTGGAGCCGGAAGATGCATGGAATTATGGAGTAAGTTTTTTGCAAGGATTTAATTTCTTGAACAAAAAAGGTGATATTACTTTAGATTATTACATCACTGATTTTAAGAATCAGGTAGTAGTAGATTGGGAGAACCCTCAGGAAGTTTCTTTCTACAATTTAGATGGTGATAGTAGTGCCAAGAGTTTTCAGGTTGAGGTGAATTATGAACTATTACCACGGTTAGACTTAAGAACATCATATAAATTCTATGATGTTTCAACAGACTATAGAAGCGGAAATCTTCAAAAACCCTTACTGGCGCAACATCGATTTTTTGTTAATTTAGGGTATGAAACCGAAGCCAAGGAGAACGGATCTCAGTGGAAGTTTGATTATACCTTGCATAGTATGGGTAAGAAAAGACTACCGGATACAAGTAGCAACCCTGTAGCGTACCAGTTGGCTGAGTATTCATCGCCTTATAACCATATGAATGCTCAAATTACCAAGGTGTTCTCAAAAAGTGTTGAGGTATATGTAGGAGGTGAAAATCTTTCTGATGTACAGCAAGACAACCCTGTTTTAGGGGCAGATGATCCGTTTGGTCCAAATTTTGATACTACAATAGTGTTTGCGCCAATTATGGGTAGAATGTTCTATGCGGGCTTTAGATTTAAAATTTAA
- a CDS encoding heavy-metal-associated domain-containing protein, whose protein sequence is MKTTILSIAMMLIAVITYAQEKNKKMTFDVNGKCAMCKERIEEAALNVKGVKYANWSIPTHQLDIIMDERKTDAMKIKTAIVAVGHDTKELKATEEAYNSVHPCCRYREDNSDDGQHHDGN, encoded by the coding sequence ATGAAAACAACTATTTTATCCATTGCAATGATGCTAATTGCCGTGATAACCTATGCACAAGAGAAGAATAAGAAAATGACATTTGATGTCAATGGTAAATGCGCCATGTGTAAAGAGCGTATTGAAGAAGCTGCGCTGAATGTGAAAGGGGTAAAGTATGCAAATTGGAGCATACCAACGCACCAGTTGGATATTATAATGGATGAGCGCAAAACCGATGCAATGAAAATAAAAACGGCTATCGTTGCCGTTGGTCATGATACCAAAGAATTAAAAGCCACAGAAGAAGCTTATAATAGTGTACATCCTTGTTGTAGATATAGGGAAGACAATTCTGATGATGGTCAACATCATGATGGTAACTAG
- the groL gene encoding chaperonin GroEL (60 kDa chaperone family; promotes refolding of misfolded polypeptides especially under stressful conditions; forms two stacked rings of heptamers to form a barrel-shaped 14mer; ends can be capped by GroES; misfolded proteins enter the barrel where they are refolded when GroES binds), producing MAKDIKFDIDARDGLKRGVDALANAVKVTLGPKGRNVIISKSFGAPQVTKDGVTVAKEIELENPLENMGAQMVKEVASKTNDLAGDGTTTATVLAQAIVKEGLKNVAAGANPMDLKRGIDKAVEAIVADLAKQSKKVGDSSEKIKQVASISANNDETIGDLIAQAFGKVGKEGVITVEEAKGTDTYVDVVEGMQFDRGYLSPYFVTDSEKMVSELDSPYILLFDKKISSMKDLLPVLEPVAQSGKPLLIIAEDVDGEALATLVVNKLRGSLKIAAVKAPGFGDRRKAMLEDIAILTGGTVISEERGFSLDNTTLDMLGTCEKVQIDKDNTTIVNGGGVAKDIKTRVNQIKSQIETTTSDYDKEKLQERLAKLAGGVAVLYVGAASEVEMKEKKDRVDDALHATRAAVEEGIVAGGGVALVRAKSVLSKVSTDNEDEATGLQIVARAIEAPLRTIVSNAGGEGSVVIAKILEGKGDYGYDAKSEKYVEMMKAGIIDPKKVTRVALENAASVSGMILTTECALTDIKEDAPAMPPMGGGGGMPGMM from the coding sequence ATGGCAAAAGATATTAAGTTTGATATAGATGCTAGAGACGGCCTAAAAAGAGGTGTTGATGCATTGGCAAACGCAGTAAAAGTAACATTAGGACCAAAAGGTAGAAACGTTATTATCAGCAAATCATTCGGAGCTCCACAAGTAACTAAAGATGGTGTTACCGTAGCAAAAGAAATTGAATTAGAGAATCCATTAGAAAACATGGGTGCTCAAATGGTAAAAGAAGTTGCTTCTAAAACCAATGATTTAGCAGGTGACGGTACTACTACCGCTACAGTTCTTGCTCAAGCTATCGTAAAAGAAGGCTTAAAGAACGTTGCTGCAGGTGCAAACCCTATGGATTTAAAGAGAGGTATTGATAAGGCTGTTGAAGCTATCGTTGCCGATTTAGCCAAACAATCTAAAAAAGTAGGTGATTCTTCCGAGAAAATTAAACAAGTTGCCTCTATCTCTGCCAACAACGATGAAACTATTGGTGATTTGATCGCTCAAGCTTTCGGTAAAGTTGGTAAAGAAGGTGTAATTACCGTTGAAGAAGCCAAAGGAACAGATACATACGTTGATGTTGTTGAAGGTATGCAGTTTGACAGAGGATATCTTTCTCCTTACTTTGTTACCGATTCAGAAAAAATGGTTTCTGAATTAGACAGCCCATACATCTTGTTGTTCGATAAGAAAATTTCTTCAATGAAAGACTTATTACCAGTATTGGAGCCAGTAGCTCAATCTGGTAAGCCATTATTGATCATAGCTGAAGATGTCGATGGTGAAGCATTGGCTACATTGGTAGTGAACAAATTAAGAGGTTCTTTAAAAATTGCTGCTGTTAAGGCTCCAGGTTTTGGTGACAGAAGAAAGGCAATGTTAGAAGATATCGCAATTTTAACTGGTGGTACGGTTATTTCTGAAGAAAGAGGTTTCTCTTTAGACAACACTACTTTAGACATGTTAGGTACTTGCGAAAAAGTACAGATAGATAAAGACAACACTACTATTGTAAATGGTGGCGGTGTTGCAAAAGATATCAAAACTAGAGTTAACCAGATCAAATCTCAAATAGAGACAACTACCTCTGATTATGATAAGGAAAAACTTCAAGAGCGTTTGGCTAAATTAGCCGGTGGTGTTGCCGTACTTTATGTTGGTGCTGCTTCTGAAGTTGAAATGAAAGAGAAAAAAGATAGAGTTGATGATGCTTTACACGCTACAAGAGCAGCCGTTGAAGAAGGTATTGTTGCCGGTGGTGGCGTTGCATTGGTAAGAGCAAAATCTGTTCTTTCTAAAGTGTCAACCGATAATGAAGATGAGGCTACAGGTCTACAAATTGTAGCTCGTGCCATTGAAGCTCCTTTAAGAACTATCGTTTCTAACGCAGGTGGTGAAGGTTCAGTTGTTATCGCCAAAATACTTGAAGGTAAAGGTGATTACGGATACGATGCCAAGTCTGAAAAGTATGTTGAAATGATGAAAGCAGGTATTATCGATCCTAAGAAAGTAACTAGAGTAGCATTAGAAAATGCAGCTTCTGTTTCTGGAATGATCCTTACTACTGAATGTGCTTTAACAGATATTAAAGAAGATGCTCCAGCTATGCCTCCAATGGGTGGCGGTGGCGGAATGCCAGGCATGATGTAA